A region from the Tachysurus vachellii isolate PV-2020 chromosome 25, HZAU_Pvac_v1, whole genome shotgun sequence genome encodes:
- the LOC132839964 gene encoding membrane-spanning 4-domains subfamily A member 18 isoform X2, translating to MRYTFKPDDCMVITIPLTSVRNAAEGQLMPDKFSCRFKDNYKVYQRGWPKALGFIVSGSLAVAAAHTPSMPLMKVSFVFNIISLAIIQTVFACLAINVEYYGFSGSPQSGILNGLRWMMLVLFLLEFLLSVILIHWESKALCRTHFNSLPMITLKQDM from the exons ATGAGGTACACGTTCAAACCGGACGACTGCATGGTCATCACCATCCCTCTCACTAGTGTCAGGAACGCagcagagggacagctcatgccTGACAAATTCAGCTGCAGGTTCAAGGACAACTATAAAGTGTATCAGCGCGGCTGGCCTAAAGCACTCGGG TTCATTGTTTCTGGCAGTCTTGCGGTCGCCGCTGCACACACTCCCTCAATGCCCTTG ATGAAGGTGTCGTTTGTCTTCAACATCATCAGCTTGGCAATTATCCAGACCGTTTTTGCATGTTTGGCAATTAATGTTGAATATTACGGCTTTTCTGGTTCTCCTCag AGTGGAATATTGAATGGTTTAAGGTGGATGATGTTAGTGTTGTTCCTCCTTGAGTTTCTCCTCTCTGTGATCCTGATCCACTGGGAGAGTAAAGCGTTGTGTCGAACTCATTTCAACAGCCTG CCCATGATCACACTGAAGCAGGACATGTGA
- the LOC132839964 gene encoding membrane-spanning 4-domains subfamily A member 4A isoform X1, with product MRYTFKPDDCMVITIPLTSVRNAAEGQLMPDKFSCRFKDNYKVYQRGWPKALGVAQIATAVFVLCLGGIKISFDHYYTLTYIFMISSILFIVSGSLAVAAAHTPSMPLMKVSFVFNIISLAIIQTVFACLAINVEYYGFSGSPQSGILNGLRWMMLVLFLLEFLLSVILIHWESKALCRTHFNSLPMITLKQDM from the exons ATGAGGTACACGTTCAAACCGGACGACTGCATGGTCATCACCATCCCTCTCACTAGTGTCAGGAACGCagcagagggacagctcatgccTGACAAATTCAGCTGCAGGTTCAAGGACAACTATAAAGTGTATCAGCGCGGCTGGCCTAAAGCACTCGGG GTAGCTCAGATCGCCACTGCAGTCTTTGTCCTGTGTTTGGGAGGAATCAAAATCAGCTTCGATCATTATTATACTTTGACTTATATTTTCATGATTTCAAGCATCCTG TTCATTGTTTCTGGCAGTCTTGCGGTCGCCGCTGCACACACTCCCTCAATGCCCTTG ATGAAGGTGTCGTTTGTCTTCAACATCATCAGCTTGGCAATTATCCAGACCGTTTTTGCATGTTTGGCAATTAATGTTGAATATTACGGCTTTTCTGGTTCTCCTCag AGTGGAATATTGAATGGTTTAAGGTGGATGATGTTAGTGTTGTTCCTCCTTGAGTTTCTCCTCTCTGTGATCCTGATCCACTGGGAGAGTAAAGCGTTGTGTCGAACTCATTTCAACAGCCTG CCCATGATCACACTGAAGCAGGACATGTGA
- the ptdss1a gene encoding phosphatidylserine synthase 1, whose translation MALLGSRTLSKDDGRYRTHFRMINEQQVEDITIDFFYKPHTITLLTCTVLSLMYFAFTRDDGNQDSNVRVGLIVIVSFFSVISVLAFPNGPFTRPHPAIWRIVFGLSVLYFLFLVFIIFLNWEQVKGLMYWLDPNLRYAKREADIMEYAVNCHVITWERILSHFDIFAFSHFWGWGMKALLIRSYGLCWTISITWELTELFFMHLLPNFAECWWDQVILDILLCNGGGIWLGMTVCRFLEMRTYHWASIKHIHTTTGKIKRAVLQFTPASWTYVRWFDPKSSFQRVAGVYLFMIIWQLTELNTFFLKHIFVFPACHALSWGRILFIGIITAPTVRQYYAYLTDTQCKRVGTQCWVFGAIAFLEALACVKFGQDLFSKTQILYVVLWLLCVAFITFLCLYVMVWYAETYGPREKSLSECEDSIYTETGDNVSVKESDSVTRPTTRRRGKGSGNNKPVNGVEK comes from the exons ATGGCGCTGTTGGGCTCCCGCACCCTGAGTAAGGACGATGGCCGTTACCGCACACATTTCCGTATGATTAACGAGCAGCAGGTGGAGGACATCACCATAGATTTCTTCTACAAACCGCACACTATAACCCTGCTGACCTGCACCGTGCTCAGCCTCATGTACTTCGCCTTTACCAG AGACGACGGGAATCAAGACAGCAATGTACGTGTTGGACTTATTGTGATTGTCTCATTTTTCTCAGTCATTAGCGTCCTTGCCTTCCCAAACG GACCATTTACAAGGCCACACCCCGCGATATGGCGAATAGTCTTCG gTTTAAGCGTgctctacttcctgttcctggTCTTCATTATCTTCCTGAACTGGGAGCAGGTGAAGGGGCTCATGTACTGGCTGGACCCAAACCTCCGCTACGCCAAGCGGGAGGCTGACATCATG gagTATGCTGTGAACTGTCATGTGATCACATGGGAGCGAATCCTGAGTCATTTTGACATCTTCGCGTTTAGCCATTTCTGGGGTTGGGGCATGAAGGCCTTGCTGATCCGCAGCTACGGTCTCTGCTGGACCATCAGCATCACGTGGGAGCTGACTGAG CTCTTCTTCATGCACCTCCTGCCCAACTTTGCAGAGTGCTGGTGGGATCAGGTGATCCTGGACATCCTCCTCTGTAACGGCGGAGGGATCTGGCTCGGCATGACCGTGTGTCGCTTCCTGGAGATGCGCACGTACCACTGGGCCAGCATCAA gcaCATCCACACCACCACAGGGAAGATCAAGCGCGCTGTACTGCAGTTCACTCCGGCCAGTTGGACCTACGTGCGCTGGTTCGACCCCAAATCCTCCTTCCAGAGAGTAGCTGGAGTTTACCTGTTTATGATCATCTGGCAG TTGACGGAGCTGAACACCTTCTTCCTGAAGCACATCTTTGTTTTCCCAGCATGCCACGCCCTGAGCTGGGGTCGCATCCTCTTCATCGGCATCATCACCGCGCCCACTGTGAG GCAGTATTATGCTTATCTCACAGATACACAGTGTAAAAGAGTCGGGACGCAGTGCTGGGTGTTTGG AGCCATCGCTTTCCTCGAGGCTTTAGCGTGTGTTAAATTTGGACAGGACTTGTTCTCCAAGACGCAGATCCTCTACGTCGTTCTGTGGCTCCTGTGTGTG GCCTTCATCACGTTCCTGTGCCTGTACGTGATGGTGTGGTACGCTGAGACTTACGGGCCCAGAGAGAAG AGTTTGTCAGAGTGTGAGGACAGCATTTACACTGAGACCGGAGACAATGTGTCTGTCAAAG AGTCGGACTCTGTGACACGTCCCACCACCAGGAGGAGAGGGAAAGGTTCTGGAAACAACAAACCTGTCAACGGAGTGGAGAAATAG
- the si:ch211-269k10.4 gene encoding uncharacterized protein si:ch211-269k10.4 has translation MACVNFTMDVIEDQAARRELQGDEGPLIKHYRVSELVPGPQLPLHQFMKREPAVWAAMQICSGILSTGLGVVFAASFNIDSLLLILFRVPIVTGILFLAAGFFSLMLYRNPRLLQFCFHSNILCLVISSIGTVLLCVDLSSQNVLVFSVELLVLFVTLFDILISIVLIFLINAEKRRQRKK, from the exons ATGGCGTGTGTTAATTTCACTATGGATGTGATAGAGGACCAAGCGGCCAGACGTGAGCTTCAAGGTGATGAAGGTCCACTGATTAAACATTACAGAGTCTCTGAGCTCGTTCCTGGTCCACAGCTTCCTCTGCACCAGTTTATGAAGCGAGAACCAGCAGTTTGGGCC gcCATGCAGATATGCAGTGGGATATTGAGCACTGGACTTGGAGTCGTGTTTGCTGCATCCTTCAATATTGATAGTCTGCTCCTCATCTTGTTCAGAGTCCCGATCGTCACCGGCattctg TTCCTGGCTGCTGGATTTTTCTCCTTGATGCTGTACAGAAACCCCAGACTCTTACAG TTCTGTTTTCACTCCAACATATTATGTCTGGTCATTTCTTCGATCGGAacagtgctgctgtgtgtggatTTAAGCAGCCAAAATGTTCTTGTCTTTTCG GTGGAACTCCTGGTGCTGTTTGTGACTCTGTTCGACATACTGATCTCCATCGTCCTCATATTTCTGATTAATGCAGAGAAACGCCGGCAAAGGAAGAAATGA